From one Nilaparvata lugens isolate BPH chromosome 2, ASM1435652v1, whole genome shotgun sequence genomic stretch:
- the LOC111046535 gene encoding uncharacterized protein LOC111046535 yields the protein MTGEKINLIILKECSDIGNEPIIEKCMEWGILKREVNCPACAKDNYISKMKLRKDVSLLEGYKWSCNKLRSKNKKKRKRCSFSMSLRGRTFFGNSKLPIWRILSFIHLWTKNVSTEVMSEELEMSKATVLDWCSFCREVTYDAMMVRNKKIGKKCSKVQLGKYKFGEKRCNKGKVVEGQWALGGIDELSGEIFMATVEKITSETLIQIIQKYVESGTTIVSNLWKELDCLKEEGFEQLKMNNEMNFIIPDTGSQTLKIDAVFRAAKTSLLRCHKNNEFFSGHVSKYLFDKSCKLRNLNPFIEFCKEAGNLYNPDKKETDPEII from the coding sequence ATGACAggtgaaaaaattaatttgattattcttAAAGAGTGCAGTGACATAGGAAATGAGCCAATAATTGAAAAGTGCATGGAATGGGGAATTTTAAAAAGAGAGGTTAATTGTCCGGCTTGCGCAaaagataattatatttctaaaatgAAATTACGAAAGGATGTAAGTCTATTGGAGGGGTACAAGTGGTCTTGCAATAAATTACGTtccaaaaataaaaagaaaagaaagagatgCTCATTTTCAATGTCCCTCCGCGGAAGAactttttttggaaattcaaaACTACCGATATGGAGAATCTTGAGTTTTATCCATCTTTGGACTAAAAATGTTTCAACGGAGGTAATGAGTGAGGAATTGGAAATGAGTAAAGCGACGGTTTTAGATTGGTGCTCTTTCTGTCGCGAAGTCACGTATGATGCCATGATGGTGAGGAacaagaaaattggaaaaaaatgcaGTAAGGTTCAACTTGGTAAATATAAATTTGGGGAAAAAAGATGTAACAAAGGCAAAGTTGTAGAAGGTCAATGGGCTTTAGGTGGCATCGACGAATTGTCTGGAGAAATTTTTATGGCAAcagttgaaaaaataacatcAGAAACTTTGatacaaattattcaaaaatatgttgAATCTGGTACAACAATAGTGTCCAACTTGTGGAAGGAGCTTGATTGCTTGAAGGAGGAAGGCTTTGAGCAATTAAAGATGAACAACGAAATGAACTTTATAATCCCCGATACAGGTTCTCAAACACTCAAAATTGATGCTGTGTTCAGAGCTGCTAAGACAAGCTTGCTGCGCTGTCAtaagaataatgaatttttttctGGCCATGTATCAAAATATCTATTTGATAAGTCATGCAAGTTGAGGAACTTAAATCCCTTTATAGAGTTCTGCAAAGAAGCAGGAAACTTGTACAATCCTGACAAAAAAGAAACAGATccagaaataatataa
- the LOC111046531 gene encoding U6 snRNA-associated Sm-like protein LSm6 isoform X2 has translation MSRKEALTQFIQQIHGRPVVVKLNSGIDYRGVLACLDGYMNIALEQTEEYVNGQLKNKYEDAFIRGNNVLYISTQKRRGV, from the exons ATGAGTCGCAAAGAAGCTTTAACGCAGTTCATTCAGCAGATACATGGGAGACCAGTAGTAGTCAAACTAAATAGCGGTATTGATTACAGag GAGTTCTAGCATGCTTGGATGGTTATATGAATATTGCACTAGAGCAAACTGAAGAATACGTCAATGGACAACTAAAAAACAAATATGAAGATGCATTTATCAGGGGCAACAATGTTCTTTATATCAGTACTCAGAAAAGAAGAGGCGTGTAA